One region of Pseudobdellovibrionaceae bacterium genomic DNA includes:
- a CDS encoding ABC transporter ATP-binding protein, with product MTDPGLLKNPLWYYIKKFRKSFGLGMFFLVITNILDGIYPLFLAMIIDRVAAHLGFTSLWGPLAAFFATMAGLAVSRYLWRVHFGNYHTHAAEDLRNHLMAHLLKLTPRFYQKNQLGELMSLIVNDVQSFRQSIGSAILILVDGAVIIVVILPLMIMMSWEWTWKTLIFLPLVPFMIKSLMNAIYRKSKEVQDNLSVLSGYAQETVTGVRVLKGFAVENERSRDYAKLSRTYQNSNVELALIDSLWSPVMYFGVASGTVILLFIGLDDVMNGAVTLGTLVAFQRYISKMIWPVTALGLGLSQYKKGMAAFDRIKAVLLEKPDVEFRGGSDTMEFSGLTVRDLNFTYPGSAEPALRNVNLQLQPGEKIGITGPVGSGKSTLLHLLLGFYHLPPGQITVNDRDLFDWDEEKLRALFTLIPQDVFLFSDTVRANIRYALPENHPPQAAGEIDLAEHILDRVQILDEMRALPGGLEATLGERGINLSGGQKQRLALARGLVRPTSLILMDDVLSAVDFKTEEKILNELARMKTSCLIVSHRIAALKHCDRILVLNGGRVEALGRFDDVLAQSPFFKELYEIQGGPLPNEDGAPTKGGPR from the coding sequence TCTGGGGATGTTCTTCCTCGTCATCACGAATATCCTCGACGGAATTTATCCGCTGTTCCTGGCGATGATCATCGACCGTGTGGCCGCCCATCTGGGTTTCACGTCGCTTTGGGGTCCGCTCGCCGCCTTTTTCGCCACCATGGCGGGCCTGGCGGTGTCGCGCTATTTGTGGCGCGTGCACTTCGGCAACTACCACACCCACGCGGCCGAGGATCTGCGCAATCACCTGATGGCGCATCTGTTGAAACTGACCCCACGCTTTTACCAGAAAAATCAGCTCGGCGAGCTGATGAGCCTGATCGTCAACGACGTGCAGAGCTTCCGTCAGTCCATCGGTTCGGCGATTTTGATTTTGGTCGACGGCGCGGTGATCATCGTCGTCATCCTGCCGTTGATGATCATGATGAGTTGGGAGTGGACTTGGAAGACCTTGATCTTCCTGCCGCTGGTCCCCTTCATGATCAAATCCCTGATGAACGCGATCTACCGCAAATCCAAAGAAGTGCAGGACAATCTGTCCGTGCTGTCGGGCTACGCCCAAGAGACCGTGACCGGCGTGCGCGTCCTGAAGGGCTTCGCGGTGGAAAACGAACGTTCACGCGACTACGCGAAGCTCTCGCGCACCTATCAGAACTCGAACGTCGAGCTGGCCCTCATCGATTCCTTGTGGTCCCCCGTCATGTATTTCGGCGTCGCCTCGGGCACGGTGATTTTGCTTTTCATCGGACTGGACGACGTGATGAACGGCGCGGTCACGCTGGGCACACTGGTCGCGTTCCAACGTTATATCTCAAAGATGATTTGGCCCGTGACCGCGTTGGGTCTGGGGCTTTCCCAATACAAAAAAGGGATGGCGGCCTTTGATCGCATCAAAGCCGTGCTCCTTGAAAAGCCCGACGTCGAATTCCGTGGCGGTTCGGACACCATGGAGTTCTCGGGACTGACGGTGCGGGATTTGAACTTCACTTATCCGGGAAGCGCCGAACCCGCGCTGAGGAACGTGAACCTCCAACTGCAACCCGGCGAGAAGATCGGGATCACCGGGCCCGTGGGTTCGGGGAAATCGACGCTGCTGCATCTGCTGCTGGGATTCTATCATCTGCCGCCGGGCCAGATCACGGTGAACGACCGCGATCTGTTCGATTGGGATGAAGAGAAGCTGCGGGCGCTCTTCACCCTGATTCCCCAGGACGTTTTTCTGTTTTCGGATACGGTGCGCGCGAACATTCGCTACGCCCTACCCGAAAACCATCCGCCGCAAGCGGCCGGCGAAATCGACTTGGCCGAGCATATCCTGGACCGCGTGCAGATCCTGGACGAGATGCGCGCCCTGCCCGGCGGGCTTGAGGCCACCTTGGGCGAACGCGGGATCAATCTTTCCGGCGGCCAGAAGCAGCGCCTGGCGCTCGCGCGTGGGCTCGTGCGGCCGACCTCGCTGATTTTGATGGACGACGTCCTGAGCGCCGTGGACTTCAAAACCGAAGAGAAAATTTTGAACGAACTCGCGCGCATGAAGACCTCGTGTTTGATCGTCTCGCACCGGATCGCGGCGCTGAAGCATTGCGATCGCATTTTGGTCTTGAACGGCGGTCGCGTCGAAGCGCTGGGTCGTTTCGATGACGTGCTCGCGCAAAGCCCCTTCTTCAAGGAGCTCTATGAAATTCAGGGCGGGCCGCTACCGAACGAAGACGGAGCCCCGACGAAAGGAGGCCCGCGATGA
- a CDS encoding ABC transporter ATP-binding protein: protein MKAFVEEDKVQSSLSVWQMIGRLWPYTRRFPWLFTVTIVSILGLATASRVLPWLFGQAIDEGILKNNAEIVTRIALIYLGVEVIRCAFDFSYLYFFQKLGQKVLTDIRQDLNDRVQSLPIDFFNKNPIGRIVTRLTNDTATLSEVFSNGVIQIITEGVIFISVVVAMSLISWKLTLVTMITAPFFLFLAFRLAGRLRVILRESKKRLSVLSSYASEQLSGIRVVQIYNRRPQSFQRFRDQSARYRDALLNSIKHYALLQPLMNIFNGVTLTLALSYGGYLTLEEAIPIGSMVAFLMHAQDLIAPLREILEKFQQFQNSLTSAERVFHTLDEKPERMESVVHPLKIQGSLEFRELNFRYSEGLPWVLKNFNHQVPAGRKVALVGRTGSGKSTLVALLQRFYDAPLGTVFIDGRAIEDFDLRSLRRRIGVVQQDPFIFRGTIEENLRLGQAEFPRERLQAALDRIGYGAFLRATGRGLESFVEERGANLSSGERQLLSFARILVFEPDVLILDEATAHIDSQSEQLIQQATEEVTAGRTSLIVAHRLSTIEKCDEILVLDHGELKERGTHTELMARGGLYHAVATAGLQSTSGKA from the coding sequence ATGAAGGCCTTCGTCGAAGAAGATAAGGTCCAATCCAGCCTGTCCGTCTGGCAGATGATCGGCCGGCTGTGGCCCTACACTCGGCGCTTCCCGTGGCTGTTCACGGTCACGATCGTTTCGATCCTGGGGCTGGCGACCGCGTCGCGGGTTTTGCCTTGGCTGTTCGGCCAGGCGATCGACGAAGGGATCTTGAAGAACAACGCCGAAATCGTTACCCGCATCGCGCTCATTTACCTGGGCGTCGAGGTCATTCGCTGCGCCTTTGATTTCTCGTACCTCTACTTCTTCCAGAAACTCGGGCAGAAGGTCCTGACCGACATCCGGCAGGATCTGAACGACCGCGTGCAGTCGCTGCCCATCGACTTCTTCAACAAAAACCCCATTGGTCGCATCGTCACGCGTTTGACGAACGATACGGCGACGCTGTCCGAAGTCTTTTCAAACGGCGTGATCCAGATCATCACCGAGGGCGTCATTTTTATCTCGGTCGTCGTGGCGATGTCGCTCATCTCGTGGAAACTCACGCTCGTGACGATGATCACGGCGCCGTTTTTCCTGTTCTTGGCCTTCCGTTTGGCGGGACGGCTGCGGGTCATCCTGCGTGAGTCGAAGAAGCGGCTTTCGGTGCTGTCCAGTTACGCGTCGGAGCAACTCTCTGGTATCCGCGTCGTGCAGATCTACAATCGTCGCCCGCAAAGCTTTCAGCGCTTCCGCGATCAATCCGCGCGTTACCGCGATGCTTTGCTGAACTCGATCAAACACTACGCGCTTTTGCAGCCGCTGATGAACATCTTCAACGGCGTGACCTTGACCCTGGCCCTGTCCTACGGAGGTTACCTCACGCTGGAAGAGGCGATCCCCATCGGCTCCATGGTCGCCTTCTTGATGCACGCCCAGGATCTGATCGCGCCCTTGCGCGAGATCCTTGAAAAGTTCCAGCAGTTCCAGAATTCGCTGACCTCGGCCGAACGGGTTTTCCATACGCTCGACGAAAAACCCGAACGTATGGAGTCGGTCGTCCACCCCTTGAAGATTCAGGGTTCACTGGAGTTTCGCGAGCTGAACTTCCGTTACAGCGAGGGGCTTCCCTGGGTTTTGAAGAACTTCAATCACCAGGTCCCCGCCGGACGCAAGGTCGCGCTGGTCGGTCGCACGGGCAGCGGGAAGTCCACCCTCGTGGCGCTGTTGCAGCGCTTTTACGACGCTCCCCTCGGCACCGTTTTCATCGACGGCCGCGCCATCGAGGATTTCGATCTGCGCTCGCTGCGCCGTCGCATCGGCGTGGTCCAACAGGACCCCTTCATCTTCCGCGGCACGATCGAAGAGAATTTGCGTCTGGGACAAGCCGAGTTCCCGCGCGAGCGCCTGCAAGCGGCGCTGGACCGCATCGGTTACGGCGCCTTTCTGCGCGCCACCGGTCGCGGCCTGGAAAGCTTCGTCGAAGAGCGCGGCGCGAACCTGTCCTCGGGCGAGCGACAGCTTCTGAGCTTCGCGCGCATTCTGGTCTTCGAGCCCGATGTTTTGATCTTGGACGAAGCCACCGCGCACATCGACTCGCAGTCCGAGCAGCTGATCCAACAGGCCACCGAAGAGGTCACCGCCGGACGCACCAGCCTGATCGTGGCCCATCGTTTGTCCACGATCGAAAAGTGCGACGAGATTTTGGTGCTGGATCACGGCGAGCTGAAAGAGCGCGGCACGCATACCGAGCTCATGGCGCGCGGCGGACTGTACCACGCCGTCGCCACAGCGGGGCTGCAGTCCACGAGCGGCAAGGCGTAA
- a CDS encoding S8 family peptidase → MEGKPGYDLKLESLNLPSEGIEVLSVKIAAEDDGERVIASVFVQDDKLGKFIEKINDYKTKETANGNPKNSALVTSIENLRLGVVRSLWTDTDVFPDPQEVIWWEVWLKREAGSFRQFSDFSTQNGVRIGNKRLLFLDREVVLAHASANQFSVAIERLSCVAELRRAKEITSDFLRMAGSEQAAWCAALNGITDLVEEAHRPVVCILDTGVDRSHSLLSRHLPERSLFAYKDSWRTSDHHGHGTQMAGLIIYGDLEEALQSTERLIAPCDLESVKILPPQGENDPELYGSITEDAAATATVSSPYKNRIYCMALTTGESRDRGQPSSWSASLDNACAGITIQGQRNLFVVASGNANPTNHVHYPDSNFTDGVQDPAQSWNALTVGSYTEKVGISEGGFVGWQPLAPLGGLGPSCTTSLTWEAGKWPNKPDILFEGGNAAINEDGSVVDYPGSLLPLTVCRTIGGRSFTWMADTSAAAAKAANFAARIFSDYPEYWPETVRALMVHSAEWTDEMKSYFDLRLKRGRQQLLRTCGYGVPNLARARWSSNNVLTLIAQSQLRPFEGDHMKDINFHSIPWPSEVLRELGDTPVDMRVTLSYFIEPNPSRRGWKFKFNYQSHGLRFDVKNSLESEEEFSKRLNKAQRSAQDPTRATGGDSEDWYFGEAGRSRGSLHSDVWSGSAAELAEKAQIAVYPVMGWWRERHREGHTTKFARYSLVITLSTPSTDVDLYTPVENYVQTQVRV, encoded by the coding sequence GTGGAAGGAAAGCCTGGTTACGATCTAAAGCTCGAAAGCTTGAACTTGCCTTCAGAGGGCATTGAAGTCCTATCCGTAAAGATCGCGGCTGAGGATGATGGAGAGCGTGTAATTGCATCCGTCTTTGTTCAAGATGATAAGCTCGGAAAGTTCATCGAGAAAATTAACGACTATAAGACTAAAGAAACAGCCAATGGAAATCCGAAAAATTCAGCGCTGGTCACTAGTATTGAGAATTTGCGTCTCGGTGTAGTTAGGTCACTGTGGACGGATACTGATGTGTTTCCCGATCCACAGGAAGTAATTTGGTGGGAAGTCTGGTTGAAAAGAGAAGCAGGTTCATTCAGGCAGTTCTCGGATTTTTCGACTCAAAATGGAGTTCGAATAGGGAATAAGCGACTTCTCTTTCTAGATCGCGAAGTGGTTTTGGCTCATGCGAGTGCAAATCAGTTTTCGGTGGCAATCGAAAGATTAAGCTGCGTCGCGGAATTGAGACGTGCCAAGGAAATCACTTCAGATTTTTTGAGAATGGCGGGCTCAGAACAAGCTGCTTGGTGTGCGGCTCTCAATGGCATAACAGATTTGGTTGAAGAAGCTCATCGCCCGGTAGTTTGCATCCTAGATACTGGGGTAGACAGATCACACTCGCTGCTCTCGAGGCATCTTCCAGAGCGCAGTTTGTTTGCATACAAGGATTCTTGGCGGACTAGCGACCACCATGGGCATGGAACTCAAATGGCTGGGTTGATCATCTATGGGGACTTAGAGGAAGCACTGCAATCCACCGAGAGGCTCATCGCTCCTTGTGATCTTGAGTCAGTTAAAATCCTGCCTCCTCAAGGTGAGAACGATCCTGAATTGTACGGTAGTATCACTGAAGATGCGGCAGCAACGGCAACGGTATCAAGTCCTTACAAGAATCGCATTTACTGTATGGCACTGACCACGGGCGAAAGTAGGGATAGAGGACAACCCTCTTCTTGGTCAGCTTCGTTGGACAATGCCTGTGCTGGAATAACCATTCAAGGACAACGGAATTTATTTGTCGTCGCGAGTGGTAATGCCAATCCGACGAATCATGTACATTACCCGGATTCCAATTTCACGGATGGCGTGCAGGACCCTGCTCAGTCCTGGAATGCGCTCACGGTTGGCTCGTATACCGAAAAAGTTGGAATTTCGGAGGGTGGGTTTGTCGGATGGCAGCCCCTTGCACCACTGGGTGGTCTTGGTCCGTCTTGTACGACTTCACTTACTTGGGAGGCGGGGAAATGGCCAAATAAGCCAGATATTCTCTTCGAGGGCGGCAATGCTGCAATAAACGAAGACGGTTCCGTTGTGGACTATCCGGGTAGCCTATTACCATTAACGGTTTGTAGGACGATTGGTGGTCGCAGTTTTACGTGGATGGCTGATACCAGTGCCGCAGCAGCGAAAGCAGCGAATTTTGCAGCTAGAATCTTTTCTGATTACCCCGAATATTGGCCCGAGACTGTCAGAGCGCTAATGGTACATTCTGCAGAATGGACAGATGAGATGAAATCATATTTCGATTTGCGGCTCAAGAGGGGAAGACAGCAGCTATTGAGGACTTGTGGTTACGGGGTTCCGAACCTTGCGAGAGCTCGTTGGAGCTCCAACAATGTACTAACCTTGATTGCGCAAAGTCAGCTTCGCCCGTTCGAAGGTGATCACATGAAAGACATTAATTTTCATTCAATTCCGTGGCCCTCGGAAGTCTTGAGAGAATTGGGAGATACGCCGGTTGATATGCGCGTGACGCTATCATATTTCATCGAACCAAATCCGAGCAGGAGAGGTTGGAAGTTTAAGTTCAATTATCAGTCGCATGGCCTAAGATTTGACGTAAAAAATTCTCTGGAGTCTGAAGAGGAATTTTCGAAAAGGCTCAACAAAGCCCAGAGATCTGCCCAAGATCCCACGAGAGCCACAGGAGGTGATTCTGAAGACTGGTACTTTGGAGAGGCAGGTCGGTCACGTGGGTCACTTCATTCCGACGTCTGGAGCGGATCAGCAGCGGAGCTGGCAGAAAAAGCACAGATTGCCGTCTATCCCGTAATGGGATGGTGGCGAGAGAGGCATCGGGAAGGCCACACTACGAAGTTTGCTAGGTATAGTTTGGTGATTACTTTGAGTACGCCATCTACAGATGTCGACTTGTATACTCCAGTTGAAAACTACGTTCAGACTCAAGTCCGCGTGTGA
- a CDS encoding ATP-binding protein, with amino-acid sequence MASADQIKALIRSHAERDDSRFYSVAMQMAAQAARQGHSKLAEDLRSIIDEAKEETGRENTRSNTLSITQPRGELAGLLSVAHPQEQLSSVILPEETQVRLCRVVLEQRQKLKLERFGLTPRRKILLHGPPGTGKTLTASALAGELHLPLYTILLDGLITKYMGETASKLRLIFENIARVRGVYFFDEFDAIGSHRTSTNDVGEIRRVLNSFLQFLEQSSSDSLIVAATNNAQLLDKALFRRFDDVIEYQLPKHDSAIEIFKSKFSMFDTTNVNYETLASSISGLSFADLVRACEDAIKLVVLDDELVSLNTDLVVKCLEERATSRR; translated from the coding sequence ATGGCCAGCGCAGACCAAATTAAGGCACTCATTAGAAGTCATGCTGAGCGTGATGACTCCAGATTTTATTCCGTTGCAATGCAGATGGCTGCGCAAGCAGCCAGGCAAGGTCACTCAAAGTTGGCTGAAGATCTTCGCTCAATTATCGACGAGGCGAAAGAAGAGACTGGTCGCGAAAATACGAGATCAAACACTCTGAGCATTACCCAGCCTAGGGGGGAACTCGCTGGTCTCCTTTCAGTAGCCCATCCCCAAGAGCAACTTTCCTCAGTGATATTGCCTGAGGAAACCCAAGTTCGTTTGTGTCGCGTAGTGCTGGAGCAAAGACAGAAACTGAAGTTAGAGCGATTCGGCTTAACACCTAGAAGAAAGATACTACTCCACGGTCCTCCTGGCACAGGCAAGACGCTTACGGCTTCTGCTTTGGCTGGTGAACTCCATCTTCCTTTGTACACGATCCTGCTCGATGGACTAATTACGAAGTACATGGGAGAGACGGCATCGAAATTAAGACTGATTTTCGAGAATATTGCTCGAGTGCGCGGAGTTTACTTTTTCGATGAATTCGATGCTATTGGATCTCATCGCACTAGTACAAATGACGTGGGCGAAATACGTCGCGTACTGAACTCATTTCTCCAATTTCTCGAGCAAAGTAGTTCCGATAGTTTGATTGTTGCCGCAACAAACAATGCTCAGCTTCTGGATAAGGCGTTATTCAGACGATTTGATGATGTTATCGAATACCAGCTTCCTAAACACGATTCGGCCATTGAAATTTTCAAAAGCAAATTTAGTATGTTCGACACAACGAACGTTAACTACGAGACGCTTGCAAGCTCAATTTCTGGCCTTAGCTTCGCGGATCTCGTCAGAGCGTGTGAAGACGCAATTAAGCTGGTTGTGTTGGATGACGAATTAGTATCTCTTAACACGGACCTAGTTGTTAAGTGCCTTGAAGAGAGAGCAACCTCTAGGAGATAA
- a CDS encoding VWA domain-containing protein: MKTSTSYVRLAGLVLLGSALMACSAQNFDLPQEQRAFGQIVTYNNKVDVLFMMDNSSSMLQYQNKFAQQVPAMIDKLDALKLDYHIGITTSDMRSGGTGGDLIGSPNFVTPRTPDLKTVLSNRVKVGQTGSDLERGLESIQSVLSSSNLNGAHKDFFREDALLVLIFLTNEDDYSTGSTASYVNFLNKLKPMYKNNQPSWIANFIGVVSIDADCRTTADFKEAGLRYMDLVRASGGRNESICKTSLDQAVNNIRARIVEVMTDFPLDRKPVLETLTVFVNGVKLAQDDKNGWSYFAEGNFIRFNGTAVPSADAEILIDFKPAEAM; encoded by the coding sequence ATGAAAACTTCGACTTCGTATGTACGTCTTGCGGGATTGGTGCTGCTGGGCTCAGCGCTGATGGCGTGTTCGGCGCAGAACTTCGATCTGCCGCAAGAGCAACGCGCCTTCGGTCAGATCGTGACCTACAACAACAAAGTCGACGTCCTCTTCATGATGGACAATTCATCGAGCATGCTTCAGTACCAAAACAAGTTCGCGCAGCAGGTTCCCGCGATGATCGACAAGCTCGACGCTTTGAAACTCGATTACCACATCGGCATCACGACCTCGGATATGCGCAGCGGAGGGACGGGCGGCGATCTGATCGGCTCGCCGAATTTCGTGACCCCGCGGACACCCGACTTGAAAACCGTCCTTTCGAATCGCGTGAAGGTCGGCCAGACCGGTTCGGATTTGGAGCGGGGGCTGGAAAGCATCCAGAGCGTGCTCTCGTCGTCGAATCTGAACGGTGCGCACAAAGATTTCTTCCGCGAAGATGCGCTCCTCGTCCTGATCTTCCTGACGAACGAAGATGACTATTCGACGGGTTCGACCGCGAGCTACGTGAACTTCCTGAATAAGCTGAAGCCGATGTATAAGAACAACCAGCCGAGCTGGATCGCGAACTTCATCGGGGTCGTCTCGATCGACGCCGACTGCCGCACCACCGCCGACTTCAAAGAGGCGGGGCTCCGCTATATGGATCTGGTCCGCGCTTCGGGCGGTCGCAACGAATCGATCTGTAAGACGAGCCTCGATCAAGCGGTGAACAACATTCGCGCCCGGATCGTGGAAGTCATGACCGACTTCCCGCTGGACCGCAAACCCGTGCTCGAAACCCTGACGGTCTTCGTGAACGGCGTCAAACTCGCTCAAGATGACAAAAACGGTTGGAGCTACTTCGCCGAGGGCAACTTCATCCGCTTCAACGGCACCGCGGTTCCCTCCGCCGACGCCGAAATCCTGATCGACTTCAAGCCCGCGGAAGCGATGTAG